The sequence AgtattttcaaatcaaaatgttaCTTACTCCTCATTGTTATATCCTCAagcttcattaaaaaataaataaatggcaacATCAAGAACACAATCTTACAAcactttctcattttaaaactcCCAAAatagcattaaaaaaataatgctgGAGTTAATACAAAGTTTAACATTGATTTAAGTGCTCATTTAATATTTGGTTAATCCCTATTTTTTCCATACCTAGTTACTGCAGTTTACATTCAAGAAAAGTTTGTGCTATGTTGATTCTTCATGTGATTCTGCATACGTCACTCCAACATAGTATGAAATTCTACATAATATAAATCACTTCATTATAACCAATGTACATGAGGGAAGTAGGGATAGAGTTAACTTTTCCAGCAACAACTGTCCACAAATTGCTTCCCTTCCAATAAAAGAGGCTCTGAAACAGTTTCATTTGAAGCTGATGcttgatatataatataaaaacccCTTCTACAATTACCACTTTAATAAATCCTGTCTGGTATGCAGTGGTTATATGGGGTATAATTTTTCATGGGGATGGATTATAATTCAATTTTTCTCCAAATTATTAAAAGTTCATTTTTCAATGAGTACTCTATTCTGCTTTTCAGTTCCACAAAAGCTTTTCTTGGATCTTCTTGAAAAAGTCAGACCCGCATGGGCCTCTTAGCCACAGACTCCACTGCAAATTCATGCCACAGCTTTCTGCAGTATCTGAACTACAGAGCTCACTGTTCTCAAAAAGTACATATTTCATGCAGTATGAGGTAAGTCATACATTTACCACTGGCTGTTTGTCTTAATATGTCATACTCATTTCCATAGACTGCAACCAAGGAAGAAACAATCATCAACTGCATGGTCGGACCACTGAAAGGAATCCCCACACGTTCTGGGCCAGTTGGAACCAAATACTGTGTGCCGTAGCCATAATAATGGTTTAATTTGAAGATGAAAAGTAACTGACAGAATACATCTCTCTTTGGATATATATATCaccctcatcatcatcatcatcatcatcatcatcagcctttatcTATCCACTGCTGAATGAACGCCTCCCTCCCTCCGACCTACAGCAacctcttttccaggtcacaccatCATATATTCTTATTTCATCTgcacatcttttatgtggtcttttTCTAGGTATTTTTGCATCTCatgggatccattctatagctttTTGTCCATCTGTTCTTCTTGGTGTGCGGCCCATTGTTTTCTGATCCATTTATGTGTCATTTCCAGTTTCTGTGTcataaaatattacatacatttgtgtattatatttatatttatatattcgaGTTATATATTCTCAAAATGTCTCAGGGATTATGAATCCCATGAACTCCCTACTTTTATTTCCTCTGAGTATTGTCAGACATTCTACATACCTTCAATACACTTGACAAGATTATAGCCTGTGAGTGTGAGTCGTTATTTTTTCAGTggtgtaatgtattcttttatGGTCTCCGCTCCTGCAATATTAATAGGGTGTGCTcacattctttctttttcatttttttatacttACAAATATACAAAGAGCTGGAGAGAAAGGTCACTTTGACCTTGACTTTCACATGTGTGCTGTAAATTGTTCAATGTGGTTTAATATGGTTATcccatgtgtattttttttcttaattcaaGACAGAAATTCAACATTGGTTGGcaaattggttttaaaactgtttaaatgCTGTGGTACAAAGATTCTGGAAATTCAACCCTACATAAAAATGCTAAAGTAGAAATAGATTGTAGGGTGGAATCTCTAAGAACAGACTGAACATCTTCTCAGCTCCAGCATCACCCGTGGGACATGGTGAGACTTTTTTGTTATTGAATCGAAAGCTGTTCAAATAAGGTATTTCCCTCATGGGTTCTTTGTTTGGTATCATGCAAGTTTCAAGTGACTACCTATACTATTGGAAGGTAGAATAAAGATGTGTTTGATTGTAAGTATTCTGGACAAATCATTCAGGCTCTAACAACGCAGTACATAATTGAGCACaaaataatagtaacaataacAAGTTTATACTTTATTAACACATTTACAACATTTGTGTCACAAAACATCAGCATGGTCTCAGCATAAGTGAATCTGACTTCAACATCCCTAATGGACCAACAGTGTAATTGTTTATAGtgaaaaaaggaacaaaacagCTTGTTCTGCATTTCTTGCATGAGAAGGAGgcaaaaaaaagaggaaatccCACGGATAATAATCCCTCACACTTTTAAAAAGAGGTGCTTTTAGAGAACAGACAGAAGGCCTCTTTTATAGCACAGAGTATTATTCTTCAATGCTTAGTCAGAGACGTGCAAGATGTAACTTTATTACCATGATCTACTTATTTCTTTTATCATCCTTCTAACCTGTGTGCTGTACAGAGAGGCATCAATTCTTTTTCCAGTGGGCATCCATAGAAATCCAGGAAATGTAAAACCCAGATGGGTAGTCTTCCTGTCTTGTGTAAAGACAGTTTATTCATTTCCACTGGCAGTTGTACAGTCTGATAAAAAGAAGCCAGTAGATCAAATGACAGCTATAGCTGAGATATAGCAAGACTTACAAGGGCATTAGTCTTAGCTACATTAGTCTGTGAAATTGACCATGTCTGAGAGCTGGTACTGTGCTTCTTCTCCGTTCCACATTCTCAGAATCGGCAAAGACTGGGCAAATATACAGCGATACAGACACAAATATTAACATTAGGAAAGGATTATCCTACATATCATACAAAAGCCAGTTTTagtatagaaaaacaaaaacattaagacAGTCAAGGCAAAACATAGACAATTGACTGGAAAATCACAGACTTGCATTCAACTGATCTGGCTCTGTGTAAATGTGAggattaataattataaatttAGTATATATTAAATGATTAACCAGAAAGACAAAAGTGTATATTTATCAGTACACTGTATTATGGAATCAGTCAACTTAATACCcctttataatttaacattCTGATTATTTGGAACAGTATTGAGCTGCAATGAATTGAGGTCCATTCACATTTTGATGAATGACAGATATTTTATACTGGGTCTAGCTAGAGCTGCAGGTGAATGTAATACTTGAGCGATATGAGTAGGTTTGATACCACATTCCTACCAAATTCCAGAGCTACAAAAGATAGCTTCAAAACTAAGCACAACTAACTGCTGTGTTCCCAAAGAGAGAAAAACGGAAACTCTACTTATCTGGTGTTCTGACAAGACAATTTCATACATTATTAAGTCAATCCCTGTTACATAAAGGCAGTTCTGATTTCATCTTtctcccttttctttttcttcttcatgtatttacatgtctgtttaatattaaagtttttttgagaaaacagctgcagtttttccagttttatttaCACAATATGACTCTCTCAACGAAGATGGCTGTAGCAGACTCAGTCTTACTAGCTTTACCACTCTATATATCTCTGAAACTGATGTAAACTCTCAGTATGACAATTATTCCACCACTCCTTACATCACACGCTTATATGTGAAGAACGTTTTGGACACCTGTGTTTTATTGTGCAAAAGACAATATCAGGGTTCCTTTAAATTCCAGGTGCTACATGAAATAGCCTATCATGCTGTCTTGCCTGAACATCAAAATCTTCAGTTAATAGAGGCACCTACATAATATTCAGAATATATTCAGAACTGTGATCCTGTGTTGTAGTGCTAAACTGAGCGATCTGACGTTATATAGCATTGTAGTACATCACTAGATtccctccaccatttcaaatcCTAAAACATGTTAGCACTAGCTCACAAAATGCACATGGTGGCTATTTAAAGATGGTCAATGTGTCTGAGCTGTTCAGGTGATCGGTTTAAGGCCTTTATCTGTGTCCTGATCATCATTATATGCCTTTTTCATTACACTTCTGCTATTCCTAAGCACATTGCTTTAGATGCTTCCTCTACTTTGACTAGTAATACCTTTTTGCCTTGAATTGATACTAATATTCAGAGCACCACATCAATATAAGCTTAGGTAGATTCATTTATGTGTTCAGTTATAAGTACAGTTCTTGATCTGAAAATGAACATTGTCCCAGTGAAACTGTACGTCCACATAACCAACACCGCAGCCGGGGGATTCCCCATTCCAACAGAGCTGAACTGTGACAGGGACGCCATATTGCTATCTCCATAATGGAATCTCTCTATTCCCACTCTGGGATTGTCCAAAAATGCGAGAGAGTGTAGGGGAAAGTATATTTAGTCCCTGTGAGCCATGGTATAAATCCCATCTGCCTCTGGGATTGAGTTTCAGCATTCAAAGCTTGCTGTCATCAGCCTGGACGATCAGCCTTGCGTGGGCTATGACCTTGTTACCTGGCACCGGCTTTAACACTGCTAAGCTACTGTACCGAGGAAACTTTGTGAACTTTGAAGAATTGCCGCTTCTCTTTTTCCTTAAGAAAAGTAAAGGGACattttgggggggaaaaatataatgtgagAAACAAAACTGGTAACAAAAGGTTGTCTGTGAAGTTTGCCTGTACCCCCGGGGATAAGAGAGATTCCATTTACAAAATGTACGTAGGAGACACAAGAATCCTTACATTAAGCATGCAATTAATGTAATCcaagatagtttttttttttttaatcagcacAGCCACAGAAGTAGCCCAACCCCCTTGTAGTTCATGATATTTGAAAAGGTATAAAAGCCACAGTAGCTACCTATACTTTGAAAACCACTTGAAGTATAGTTTTCAGAACTGCTGTACTGTATAACCCAGGATTCATATCACTAAGCTGCAAATATGCTGTGCAGGTATGTACTACTGTTATTACATAGTCTCATTGTTTTACACCAAGTTTCTGTCCTACATAACAGTAATGTTATgctatttctctttttttcctgctgtgttaaaatatttttttctgtgaatTCAGTAAATTGCACGTATTGTGTtcaaatctatctatctacctatctatcttgTTTTTCACTACTgatgagattttattttttacattatcatccacaaacctttttttttatttttttgagattCAAATATAGACTTTGTATAGACATctgtgatttaaattaaatgcatgatAGGAATGTGatattttcaaaaagaaaaaggcaccTTGGGTTCAAAGCAGGAACATTTTACACAAGAGGCTTAGTTGTAATGGATGTagtaattgtatgtattattgttttttatttaattaaaatactgaAGAAACACCAACATTTTTGTACAGTAGATAACATTGAAACTTTCCTAAAGATACACCTGGGAAATGACCCAGCAGTGAGCGCAGTCAAGGTAAATGAGAAACAATATCAGAACGAGCACAGACAATAGGCATGGAATTATCCAAGATCCTGGAAAATCATAGTCCTTATATTTCAAGGCTGTCACCTGTATCAAAGGATTCAGCGGGTTAATCCATTAAGACAGTAAAACAATTCCCCTGAGTCCTCACTGAAGGTCCCCAGAGACTCCCGATAGAACAAAAgagtctcagatgagaccaacaACTGAAgttagagaaaaataaatgggcACACTTACATGGAAAACATAGGACTATCCCTTGTAAGAAAAACCTCATAAAAGAATTTGTTTACAGCAGACAAAGAGGAgtcaaattaaagcaatactGTACATGTGCTGCCAAGGAGGAATCACGTGTAACCATGTGATCAGTCATAAGGAATGTGAACAAACCGAATGAAGGGACTACAGGGAGCTAATGGAGTTCATGGTGACAGTGCTACCAAAGCCTTCACTGTCTGTATCGGCTCACCTGAACGGCATCACGTCAGTATGTTTTCACCTATGCGGTTTTAAGATTTGATTTTAGTAAcaggataaataaatacatcctttctattttattttattaacacaaCTGCAGCAATTTGtgacaaatgcattacatacaaGAAATGACAGATGGTCTCTGCTGTATCGGCTTCTGTCAGAAATTGTTCCGATTTTTCATGTATTGCTTCATTAAGAGGCATATTCCATTTAAGCTTTATTACTCTTATGAAAGCACCAGAATTTCTGTCAACTTGGTTGGTTTTGAATGGCCCATCTCAAATCAATTACAAACATATGACAGattttgtcatttattgtaggaattgtgtttttattccaCACTGCTTTTGGAGTCTTTTTGTTTTCGTTAAGAATGGTTGCCTTTATAAGACAGgaacatacaaacaaatgacattattgcatttttttttatttatatggaaAATCTGCATTCTGTGAAAAGGCTGGGTCTCTCTGTGGTTTTAGGATCATGACTACATCAGCCATCCTAGGAAGTAAATAGGCATATGTTCAAGAGCTTTGCACAACCTTGAAGAACAAGGAAACGAAACCTGAACCAGAGCAAACACTCTGATACAAAGAATTAACAGtgaagacattattattatcattagtgCAAGACTtacaatttaataattataaatgttgCAACCACCACAAGCCTCTatgcttttaaattaattacaagacAAGGCATCCCCCCAAACATTTGCCTAGATTGCATCACCTGCCAAACAGGATTACTAGTGGTAATCTTGCTGATGTGGGTTGCTTCAAATTATAGATAGACCTACCGGCCTTTGTCATTTCCAGCATTGACGAGAGGCAGACAAAGCCAGGCTGAACTTCCTGCAtggaatcaaacaaacaaaaatcaaaactgGTTATTGATCATGTACATTAGTATGTGGTATGACATCTCAATAAATACAGTCAATACATACCGTGCTGGGAAAAATAAGAATGAAAGGAAACCTGTAGCAGGATGAAACCAAACCACCAATCTAGTTTGCCAGCTGGTTCATGTGTGTGAAAACACAATTGTGATTGCATTATTGACCTTGACAGTTGCCTCTTATTGTGTCATGCAGTATTATTGTGCATGCAGTGTATTAACAAGATTATATCTGGTGTTCAGAAAGTACTGGTACAGTTCAGCAGGGTGTGTTATTTCTATGAACTCCATTTGGCTTGTGATttgaattgatttaatttgaataactTCCTAGTGATATCTTATTGCAGCTGTAGATGTTAATTCTGCATCGGCCATATTTTCTGTAATCTCTTACATCAGTATATATGTCAacctaaacctattttcttccCTTCTTGTTAGGAATATTCTGATCGTTCTATCCTTGGCAATTCTTCTCGTAAATGCTGAACCTGATTTAGGTAAGTGTTTGGAAaaggctttttaaaatattattacccACAGTAATAGTTAATATCCAGGTGTGCCCACTGGTCCTGCTTTACATGTTGGTGATTATGTCATGCTAGGGCTTGAGTCTGAGACATGTGACTCACAGAGCATACAACTGGAAAAGTCAGACACGTACAATGCCTCAAACAAACGAGCTTATCCTATAAATCTATATTGAAATCTATATTGAAAGGGAGCTGTCATATTAGTCTTTTATGGTTCTGAGGCAaagatacaaaaacaacaataataatcttgaattcTGGGTGAACAGATGTGTGCTGTATTGTTAAGCTTTTGAAATGCACCATGGGTTATTTTAGGTTTTTACTTCACATACGGCCCGATTACACAGCAGAATCAGTCAAAGTCAAGCTTTGTCTGTGCAGAACCCTAGATATTAATAACCTatatattcatgttaattatatgaattattatattaataattaattagaaACTAAGCCCTACTCTGTTTTCCTTATTTATGCTGATGAGCTTTACAGACAATAACGTACTGTAAATATCTGGAGACCAGCCGATAGAGTGGTGATATGAGGCCTGGCACTAAAATAGCACGACTATCAGATAAGGATGTACAAGCAGAAGGCACTATTGAAACGCGAACAAAATAATCAATTGTTATCATTTTAACTGAATACCTATGGGGGTGagtatgttattatttatttattattatatttttttcagatgGGGGCTCTCAAAACTCCCAAGCCATGTCCACAGGTATGAAGAACCAATATCTAGTCCAATTAATTATCCACGTTGCTGACATTTACTGTGAGAATTGCAATGTTTCATGACATTTGTGAAGTTAGTTCATATGAGGGTAGAATACCATTTTGTGGGGAAATAATCATAGGGTGGATTCAATGATTTCCTTTTGACAAATGGTCCTGATTGTATTGAGATATTTTGGTATTAAACCTGCAAAGACATCCTGAAATGTATATAGAGCAAATAATATGTGGCATTGTGTATCAGTGTCAATGTAAGTGTCTTGTTATTTTCCAACAGACCAAGACTCTACATCTGATGAAGTTCCTACAGGTAAAGACAGCTCTCTTTTTAAAGTTATCGCCAATGCCCAAAGATACACTGTGTTAATACAATGATTTGTTGGTAagactttataataaggtgctgtgattcctcatgaatgaatatatgaataccatatgatttaaacatcaatagcTCATGATCATCATCTacgttctgatgttgagcacacgAACTTGCActtaaaaccctaaccctaaaacctaaccctaaccctgttatacatgtgatttacATAATAACTaggatgaagtgcatgacatattcatgtgtttatcctgtggcattcatatattaattcatgaggaaccaCACCACCATATTATAAAGTGTGACCCTCAGACTGATGCATCATTATGCTTCATTTCTTCACAGAAAGCATGAACTCCATCTCTGCAGACAGGTCCAAAGGTAAGAGCCTTAAAAAGAACGCCACATTTCTGAAAAATGGAAATGAGCATTTACATAGCCTGTCACAGCTGCTGAGCAACTCACTGCAAATGAAGtggaatataaatgttttatgactGAAAGCtctttaatgtgtttaatgcagaAACAATGGTTCCGAGTACCTTTAGATCTGAATACTTTCAATTCCTCCTGTTTattcttcttttttgtttctttgtttttgcaagcaataaaatacaaaacgtaACAGCTTGCAATCTTGGCTAGGCATTGGGGAACACAGTCTGTCTGATTTCTCAGAAACACAGAGGGTGGAATAGGCTGAGAATCTGGACATGTCTGGACTTACTCTCACAAGGAGATCATTTTAACTCTGAGCTCCACAAGTTGTGAGAGACGAGGCCCAGCTGTTTCCTTCCTCATCAGCGCCTCATCTCAGATCGGTTGGGAGCAGGATGGCTGCCTATCCTGGTGGTCCTGATTTATTATACCTTTGTAAGCAGACATGAAGCTGTAGCAGGGCCCTTATTGCACAATCCAACTGCATTCTTAGTGGAGCAGACTGGATTGTTCCGCCCTCATAAATAAAGATCGTTTCTGAGATTTGAATAAATGTGCCAGGGGGGAAGATAAGCTGTTCCTTActgcaccatggtgctctgtcTGACTGTCAGCATTCCTTTGCCCTTGTGACTACAGCGACTGAAGG is a genomic window of Amia ocellicauda isolate fAmiCal2 chromosome 10, fAmiCal2.hap1, whole genome shotgun sequence containing:
- the LOC136759631 gene encoding uncharacterized protein LOC136759631 isoform X2, translating into MLCRNILIVLSLAILLVNAEPDLDGGSQNSQAMSTDQDSTSDEVPTESMNSISADRSKDKQYYLNGWTGDASSISSEVSEHLPSNEISDDGINSSIEDQDDDQNSSSDEKGKH
- the LOC136759631 gene encoding uncharacterized protein LOC136759631 isoform X1, producing MEFMVTVLPKPSLSVSAHLNGITNILIVLSLAILLVNAEPDLDGGSQNSQAMSTDQDSTSDEVPTESMNSISADRSKDKQYYLNGWTGDASSISSEVSEHLPSNEISDDGINSSIEDQDDDQNSSSDEKGKH